In a genomic window of Enterobacter asburiae:
- the rnd gene encoding ribonuclease D, producing MITTNDELASLCEVTRDFPAIALDTEFVRTRTYYPQLGLIQMYDGKHVSLIDPLGITDWAPMRDLLLDTAVTKYLHAGSEDLEVFLNTFGIMPQPLIDTQILAAFSGRPLSWGFAAMVEEYTGLTLDKSESRTDWLARPLTERQLEYAAADVFYLLPIAGQLMKEAEASGWLSAALDECRMTQQRRQEVVDPKEAWRDISNAWQLRTRQLACLQLLADWRLRKARERDLAVNFVVREEHLWAVARYMPGSLGELDSIGLSGSEIRFHGKTLLALVAKAQELPEEALPEPLLNLMDMPGYRKAFKDIKVLVQDAATESKLSAELLASRRQINQLLNWHWKLKPQNGVPELMAGWRGELMADRLNTLLEAYPR from the coding sequence ATGATCACGACCAACGACGAGCTGGCTTCGCTCTGCGAAGTAACGCGCGACTTTCCTGCCATCGCTCTGGATACCGAGTTTGTCCGTACTCGCACCTATTATCCACAGCTGGGTTTGATTCAGATGTACGACGGTAAGCACGTCTCGCTGATCGACCCTCTCGGCATTACCGACTGGGCGCCGATGCGTGACCTGCTGCTGGATACTGCGGTAACGAAATACCTGCATGCGGGCAGTGAAGATCTGGAAGTCTTTCTGAATACCTTTGGCATCATGCCTCAGCCGCTGATTGATACGCAGATCCTTGCGGCGTTCAGCGGTCGTCCGCTGTCGTGGGGATTTGCCGCCATGGTGGAGGAGTACACGGGCCTGACGCTGGATAAAAGTGAATCCCGTACCGACTGGCTGGCGCGTCCGCTTACCGAGCGCCAGCTGGAATATGCGGCGGCAGACGTGTTTTACCTGCTGCCGATTGCCGGACAGCTGATGAAAGAGGCGGAAGCCTCCGGCTGGCTGTCAGCCGCGCTGGACGAGTGCCGTATGACACAGCAGCGTCGTCAGGAAGTGGTTGATCCGAAAGAAGCCTGGCGCGACATCAGCAACGCCTGGCAGCTGCGTACGCGTCAGCTGGCGTGCCTCCAACTGTTAGCCGACTGGCGCTTACGCAAAGCGCGCGAACGCGATTTGGCTGTTAACTTCGTGGTTCGCGAAGAGCATCTCTGGGCGGTCGCACGCTATATGCCGGGCAGCCTGGGCGAACTGGACAGCATCGGGCTTTCGGGGAGCGAGATCCGCTTCCACGGTAAAACCCTGCTGGCCCTCGTCGCCAAAGCGCAGGAGCTTCCGGAAGAGGCGCTGCCTGAGCCATTGCTGAATCTGATGGATATGCCGGGCTACCGCAAAGCGTTTAAGGATATCAAAGTGCTGGTGCAGGATGCCGCAACGGAAAGCAAACTGAGTGCAGAACTGCTGGCGTCACGCAGGCAGATTAACCAGCTGCTGAACTGGCACTGGAAGCTAAAACCGCAGAATGGCGTGCCGGAACTGATGGCGGGCTGGCGCGGGGAATTGATGGCCGATCGCCTGAATACGCTGCTGGAAGCATACCCACGCTAA
- the fadD gene encoding long-chain-fatty-acid--CoA ligase FadD gives MKKVWLNRYPADVPAEINPDRYQSLVELFEHSVRRYADQPAFVNMGEVMTFRKLEERSRAFAAYLQEGLGLQKGDRVALMMPNLLQYPVALFGILRAGMIVVNVNPLYTPRELEHQLNDSGAVAIVIVSNFAHTLEKVVDKTQVKHVILTRMGDQLSTAKGTLVNFVVKYVKRLVPKYHLPDAISFRRALHAGYRMQYVKPEVVSEDLAFLQYTGGTTGVAKGAMLTHRNMLANLEQVNATYGPLLHPGKELVITALPLYHIFALTMNCLLFIELGGQNVLITNPRDIPGLVKELAKYPFTAMTGVNTLFNALLNNKEFQQLDFSTLHLSAGGGMPVQQAVAERWVKLTGQYLLEGYGLTECAPLVSVNPHDIDYHSGSIGLPVPSTEAKLVDDEGNEVPHGEPGELCVRGPQVMLGYWQRPDATDEILKDGWLHTGDIAVMDDEGFLRIVDRKKDMILVSGFNVYPNEIEDVVMQHSGVLEVAAVGVPSGSSGEAVKIFVVKKDPSLTEEALITFCRRQLTGYKVPKLVEFRDELPKSNVGKILRRELRDEARAKVDNKA, from the coding sequence TTGAAAAAGGTTTGGCTTAACCGTTATCCCGCAGATGTGCCTGCGGAGATCAATCCTGACCGTTATCAATCCCTGGTTGAATTATTTGAGCACTCGGTAAGACGTTACGCAGACCAGCCCGCGTTTGTGAATATGGGCGAGGTGATGACGTTCCGTAAGCTTGAGGAGCGTAGCCGGGCGTTTGCGGCTTATCTGCAGGAAGGGCTTGGGCTGCAAAAAGGGGATCGCGTCGCGCTGATGATGCCGAACCTGCTGCAATACCCGGTGGCGCTGTTCGGCATCCTGCGTGCCGGGATGATTGTCGTCAACGTCAACCCGCTTTATACGCCGCGCGAGCTGGAACACCAGCTGAACGACAGCGGGGCGGTGGCGATTGTGATTGTTTCTAACTTTGCCCATACCCTGGAAAAAGTGGTCGACAAAACCCAGGTGAAGCACGTCATCCTGACGCGCATGGGCGATCAGCTTTCCACCGCCAAAGGGACGCTGGTTAACTTTGTCGTTAAATACGTCAAACGTCTGGTGCCCAAATACCATCTTCCGGACGCTATCTCTTTCCGCCGCGCGCTGCATGCGGGCTATCGCATGCAGTACGTCAAGCCGGAAGTGGTCTCAGAAGACCTGGCCTTCCTGCAATACACGGGCGGCACAACCGGCGTGGCCAAAGGGGCGATGCTTACACATCGCAACATGCTGGCGAACCTTGAGCAGGTCAATGCCACCTACGGGCCGCTGCTCCATCCGGGCAAAGAGCTGGTGATCACCGCGCTGCCGCTGTATCACATTTTCGCGCTGACCATGAACTGCCTGCTGTTTATCGAACTGGGCGGGCAAAACGTACTTATCACCAACCCGCGCGATATCCCGGGGCTGGTGAAGGAGCTGGCGAAATATCCATTCACCGCCATGACCGGAGTGAACACCCTGTTCAACGCGCTGCTCAACAACAAAGAGTTCCAGCAGCTCGATTTCTCCACGCTGCATCTCTCTGCGGGCGGCGGCATGCCGGTTCAGCAGGCGGTGGCCGAGCGCTGGGTGAAGTTAACCGGGCAATATCTGCTGGAAGGCTATGGCCTGACGGAGTGCGCGCCGCTGGTGAGCGTCAACCCGCACGATATCGACTACCACAGCGGCAGCATCGGCCTGCCGGTGCCATCCACGGAAGCAAAGCTGGTGGATGATGAGGGTAACGAAGTGCCGCACGGTGAGCCAGGCGAGCTGTGCGTCAGAGGGCCTCAGGTGATGCTGGGTTACTGGCAGCGCCCTGATGCGACCGACGAGATCCTCAAAGACGGCTGGCTGCACACCGGCGATATTGCGGTGATGGATGACGAAGGCTTCCTGCGCATCGTCGATCGCAAAAAAGATATGATCCTGGTCTCCGGCTTCAACGTCTACCCGAACGAAATCGAAGACGTGGTGATGCAGCACAGCGGCGTGCTGGAAGTGGCGGCAGTCGGCGTCCCTTCCGGCAGCAGCGGTGAAGCGGTGAAGATTTTTGTGGTCAAGAAAGATCCTTCTCTTACCGAGGAAGCGCTGATAACGTTTTGTCGTCGTCAGCTGACGGGCTATAAAGTACCGAAGCTGGTGGAATTCCGCGATGAGCTGCCGAAATCCAACGTCGGGAAGATATTACGACGAGAATTACGTGACGAAGCCCGTGCCAAAGTAGACAATAAGGCCTGA
- a CDS encoding Slp family lipoprotein, with translation MAVQTKVVRLFMAGAVAIALSGCVTVPDAIKGSSPTPQQDLVRVMNAPELYVGQEARFGGKVIEVQNQQGKTRLEIATVPLDSGARPVLGEASRGRIYADVNGFLDPVDFRGQLVTVVGPITGSVQGKIGNTPYKFMTMQVNGYKRWRLAQQVVMPPQPIDPWMWGPHPYRYGYPGWGWYNPGPAQVQTIVTE, from the coding sequence ATGGCGGTTCAGACTAAAGTAGTACGCCTTTTTATGGCAGGCGCGGTTGCCATAGCACTGAGCGGTTGCGTAACCGTACCTGATGCGATCAAGGGCAGCAGCCCGACGCCACAGCAGGATCTGGTTCGGGTGATGAATGCGCCCGAGCTTTACGTCGGCCAGGAAGCCCGCTTTGGCGGGAAAGTGATCGAGGTGCAGAACCAGCAGGGGAAAACCCGTCTGGAAATCGCCACCGTACCTCTCGATAGCGGCGCGCGGCCCGTCCTCGGTGAAGCTTCTCGCGGGCGTATCTATGCTGACGTGAATGGCTTCCTCGATCCGGTCGATTTTCGCGGACAGCTGGTGACCGTCGTCGGACCGATTACCGGTTCGGTGCAGGGCAAAATCGGCAACACGCCGTACAAATTTATGACCATGCAGGTGAACGGCTATAAGCGCTGGCGGCTCGCACAGCAGGTGGTGATGCCGCCTCAGCCAATCGATCCGTGGATGTGGGGTCCACATCCTTATCGTTACGGTTATCCGGGATGGGGATGGTATAACCCGGGCCCTGCACAGGTGCAAACGATCGTAACTGAGTAA
- the tsaB gene encoding tRNA (adenosine(37)-N6)-threonylcarbamoyltransferase complex dimerization subunit type 1 TsaB, with product MRILAIDTATEACSVALLNDGAVSAHFEECPREHTQRILPLVKAILTQGNTALTDLDALAFGRGPGSFTGVRIGIGIAQGLALGAELPMIGVSTLATMAQGAWRMTGATRVLAAIDARMGEVYWAEYTRDENGVWHGEETEAVLKPEAVTERLKQLSGEWATVGTGWPAWPEMASGTGVTLVDGNMLLPAAEDMLPIARQLLAEGKTVAVEHAEPVYLRNTVAWKKLPGRE from the coding sequence ATGCGAATTCTGGCTATTGATACCGCGACAGAGGCTTGCTCTGTTGCTCTGTTGAACGACGGTGCTGTTTCTGCCCATTTCGAAGAGTGTCCCCGGGAACACACCCAGCGTATTCTGCCCCTGGTAAAAGCCATTTTAACCCAGGGCAATACCGCCTTAACCGACCTCGATGCCCTGGCCTTTGGCCGCGGTCCCGGCAGCTTTACGGGCGTACGTATTGGCATTGGTATTGCGCAGGGGCTCGCGCTCGGCGCTGAACTGCCGATGATCGGCGTCTCTACGCTCGCCACGATGGCGCAGGGGGCCTGGCGCATGACGGGCGCGACCCGCGTGCTCGCCGCTATTGATGCCCGCATGGGCGAAGTTTACTGGGCGGAATATACCCGCGATGAAAACGGCGTCTGGCACGGCGAAGAGACGGAAGCGGTACTTAAGCCTGAAGCCGTGACTGAACGCCTGAAGCAGCTGTCCGGCGAGTGGGCGACGGTCGGCACGGGCTGGCCGGCGTGGCCGGAGATGGCGAGCGGCACAGGCGTGACGCTGGTGGACGGCAACATGCTCCTGCCGGCGGCAGAAGATATGCTCCCGATTGCCCGTCAGCTGCTTGCGGAAGGAAAAACCGTTGCCGTTGAACATGCGGAGCCGGTTTATTTGCGAAACACCGTCGCGTGGAAGAAACTTCCGGGCCGCGAGTGA
- a CDS encoding ATP-dependent DNA helicase, with product MADDFSPEGQLAQAIPGFKPREPQRQMAHAVARAIDKAQPLVVEAGTGTGKTYAYLAPALRAKKKVIISTGSKALQDQLYSRDLPTVAKALKYKGRLALLKGRSNYLCLERLEQQALAGGDLPVQTLSDVIILRAWANQTEEGDISTCASVPEDSPAWPLVTSTNDNCLGSDCPLYKDCFVVKARKTAMDADVVVVNHHLFLADMVVKDSGFGELIPEADVMIFDEAHQLPDIASQYFGQSLSSRQLQDLAKDFTIAYRTELKDTQQLQKCADRLAQSAQDFRLQLGEPGYRGNLRELLADKNIQRALLLLDDALELCYDVAKLSLGRSALLDAAFERATLYRGRLKRLKEINQPGYSYWYECTSRHFTLALTPLTVADKFKEVMAQKPGSWIFTSATLSVNDDLHHFTERLGIEQAESLLLPSPFDYEKQALLCVPRNLPLPNQPGAARLLAAMLKPMIEANNGRCFMLCTSHAMMRDLAEQFRATMTLPVLLQGETSKGQLLQQFVSAGNALLVATSSFWEGVDVRGDTLSLVIIDKLPFTSPDDPLLKARMEDCRLRGGDPFDEVQLPDAVITLKQGVGRLIRDVTDRGVLVICDNRLVMRPYGATFLASLPPAPRTRDIKRAVRFLANPTAE from the coding sequence GTGGCAGACGATTTTTCCCCTGAAGGTCAATTAGCGCAGGCGATCCCCGGCTTCAAGCCCCGCGAGCCTCAGCGTCAGATGGCGCACGCCGTTGCACGCGCCATCGATAAGGCTCAGCCGCTGGTGGTCGAGGCCGGAACCGGCACGGGTAAAACCTATGCTTACCTTGCGCCTGCGCTGCGCGCGAAAAAGAAGGTGATTATTTCCACCGGATCGAAAGCGCTGCAGGATCAGCTCTACAGCCGCGATCTGCCTACCGTAGCAAAAGCGCTGAAATACAAAGGACGCCTGGCGCTGCTGAAAGGGCGCTCAAACTACCTTTGCCTGGAGCGACTTGAACAGCAGGCGCTGGCGGGCGGCGATCTGCCGGTACAAACCCTGAGCGACGTCATTATTCTGCGTGCCTGGGCGAACCAGACTGAAGAGGGCGATATCAGCACCTGCGCGAGCGTGCCGGAAGATTCCCCGGCCTGGCCGCTGGTAACCAGCACCAACGACAACTGCCTCGGCAGCGACTGCCCGCTGTATAAAGACTGCTTTGTGGTGAAAGCGCGTAAAACCGCGATGGATGCAGACGTTGTGGTGGTGAACCACCACCTGTTCCTCGCGGACATGGTGGTTAAGGACAGCGGTTTCGGCGAGCTGATCCCGGAGGCGGATGTGATGATCTTCGATGAAGCCCATCAGCTTCCGGATATCGCCAGCCAGTATTTCGGCCAGTCGCTTTCCAGCCGCCAGCTTCAGGATCTGGCAAAAGATTTCACCATTGCCTACCGGACCGAACTCAAAGATACCCAGCAGCTGCAGAAGTGCGCCGACCGCCTGGCGCAAAGCGCGCAGGATTTCCGCTTACAGCTAGGCGAGCCGGGCTATCGCGGCAACCTGCGCGAGCTGCTGGCGGACAAAAATATCCAGCGCGCGCTGCTGCTGCTCGATGATGCCCTGGAACTATGCTACGACGTGGCGAAGCTGTCCCTCGGTCGCTCGGCGCTGCTTGACGCCGCCTTCGAGCGCGCCACGCTGTATCGCGGTCGGTTGAAACGGCTGAAAGAGATCAATCAGCCTGGGTACAGCTACTGGTACGAATGTACCTCGCGCCACTTTACCCTGGCGCTCACGCCGCTGACGGTGGCCGATAAATTCAAAGAGGTGATGGCGCAGAAGCCGGGAAGCTGGATCTTCACCTCCGCCACCCTGTCGGTCAATGACGATCTGCACCACTTCACCGAGCGCCTCGGCATTGAGCAGGCGGAATCACTGCTGCTGCCCAGCCCGTTTGATTACGAAAAGCAGGCGCTGCTGTGCGTGCCGCGCAATCTGCCGCTGCCGAACCAGCCGGGTGCGGCGCGGCTTCTCGCGGCGATGCTCAAGCCGATGATTGAGGCCAACAACGGGCGCTGCTTTATGCTCTGCACTTCACACGCCATGATGCGCGACCTCGCCGAGCAGTTTCGCGCCACCATGACCCTGCCGGTTTTGCTGCAGGGGGAAACCAGCAAAGGGCAGCTGCTCCAGCAGTTTGTCAGCGCCGGTAACGCCCTGCTGGTGGCGACCAGCAGCTTCTGGGAAGGGGTGGACGTGCGCGGCGACACGCTCTCGCTGGTGATCATCGATAAGCTGCCGTTCACGTCGCCGGACGATCCGCTGCTCAAAGCGCGGATGGAGGACTGCCGCCTGCGCGGGGGCGATCCGTTTGACGAGGTTCAGCTACCGGATGCGGTCATTACCCTGAAGCAAGGGGTAGGGCGCCTGATCCGCGACGTCACCGATCGCGGCGTGCTGGTCATTTGTGATAACCGGCTGGTTATGCGTCCTTACGGTGCGACCTTCCTCGCCAGCCTGCCGCCCGCCCCGCGTACGCGGGACATTAAACGCGCGGTGCGCTTTCTGGCAAACCCAACGGCGGAGTAA
- a CDS encoding RidA family protein, which translates to MTIVRIDAEARWSDVVIHNQTLYYTGVPANLDADAFEQTANTLAQIDAVLEKQGSDKSRILDATIFLANKDDFAAMNKAWDAWVVAGHAPVRCTVQATLMKPEYKVEIKIIAAV; encoded by the coding sequence ATGACAATTGTGCGCATTGATGCCGAAGCCCGCTGGTCTGATGTGGTGATCCATAACCAGACGCTCTACTACACTGGCGTACCCGCTAACCTGGACGCGGACGCGTTCGAACAAACGGCTAATACCCTGGCGCAGATTGATGCCGTGCTGGAAAAACAGGGCAGCGACAAATCCCGGATTCTGGATGCGACCATTTTCCTGGCCAATAAAGATGATTTCGCGGCGATGAACAAAGCCTGGGATGCGTGGGTAGTGGCGGGGCACGCACCCGTACGCTGCACCGTACAGGCCACGTTGATGAAACCGGAATATAAGGTTGAGATTAAGATTATCGCGGCAGTTTAA
- a CDS encoding YoaH family protein, which yields MFAGLPSLSHEQQQKAVERIQELMSQGMSSGQAISQVAEELRATHTGERIVARFEDEDEE from the coding sequence ATGTTTGCAGGTTTACCTTCTCTGAGCCATGAACAGCAGCAGAAAGCGGTTGAGCGAATCCAGGAACTGATGTCCCAGGGGATGAGCAGCGGACAGGCGATTTCCCAGGTGGCGGAAGAACTGCGCGCCACGCATACCGGCGAGCGGATCGTGGCGCGTTTCGAGGATGAAGATGAAGAGTAA
- the pabB gene encoding aminodeoxychorismate synthase component 1, with product MNMRFPTVITLPWRADAAEFWFARLSHRPFAMLLHSGHADHPYSRFDILVADPVKTLTTDDLSLTDDPLVQLQQAINALGLSATPNLDLPFQGGALGLFGYDLGRRFETLPEHAQADISLPDMAVGLYDWALIVDHQKKTVSLLSHNDVQARLAWLEAQQPAPAEAFTLTSGWRSNMISAEYAEKFARVQSYLQSGDCYQVNLAQRFQATYQGDEWQAFIRLNASNRAPFSAFVRLEQGAVLSLSPERFIHLAEGMIQTRPIKGTLPRLADPDADRRQAEKLAASPKDRAENLMIVDLMRNDIGRVAEPGSVRVPELFVVEPFPAVHHLVSTITARLPASRTACDLLRAAFPGGSITGAPKIRAMEIIDELEPYRRNAWCGSIGYISLCGTMDTSITIRTLTACGGNLYCSAGGGIVADSQVEAEYQETFDKVNRILKQLEN from the coding sequence ATGAACATGCGCTTCCCCACTGTTATTACCTTGCCCTGGCGTGCAGACGCCGCTGAATTCTGGTTTGCCCGCCTGAGCCATCGTCCGTTTGCGATGCTGCTGCATTCCGGTCATGCGGACCACCCCTATAGCCGCTTTGATATTCTGGTGGCCGATCCGGTGAAGACGCTGACAACCGATGACCTGTCGTTAACGGACGATCCGCTGGTGCAGCTTCAGCAAGCCATTAACGCACTGGGCTTATCCGCTACCCCTAACCTGGACCTGCCTTTCCAGGGCGGTGCGCTGGGCCTGTTTGGCTACGATTTGGGTCGCCGCTTCGAAACGCTGCCGGAGCATGCGCAGGCGGATATTTCCCTGCCGGACATGGCCGTGGGGCTGTACGACTGGGCGTTAATTGTCGATCACCAGAAAAAAACGGTCTCCCTGCTGAGCCATAATGACGTGCAGGCGCGTCTGGCCTGGCTTGAGGCGCAGCAGCCTGCCCCAGCCGAGGCATTTACCCTGACCTCCGGCTGGCGCTCGAACATGATCTCAGCGGAATACGCCGAAAAATTCGCGCGCGTTCAGTCGTATCTGCAAAGCGGCGACTGCTATCAGGTTAACCTCGCCCAGCGTTTTCAGGCGACGTATCAGGGGGACGAGTGGCAGGCCTTTATCCGTCTCAATGCCAGCAACAGGGCGCCGTTCAGCGCGTTCGTACGTCTGGAACAGGGGGCGGTCCTTAGCCTGTCGCCGGAGCGCTTTATTCATCTCGCGGAGGGCATGATTCAAACCCGCCCGATTAAAGGCACGCTACCGCGTCTTGCCGACCCTGATGCCGATCGCCGGCAGGCGGAAAAACTCGCCGCATCACCGAAAGATCGTGCCGAAAACCTGATGATTGTCGACCTGATGCGTAACGATATTGGCCGGGTCGCCGAGCCAGGCAGCGTGCGCGTGCCGGAACTGTTCGTCGTCGAGCCTTTCCCGGCGGTGCATCATCTGGTCAGTACCATTACCGCGCGTCTGCCCGCCTCTCGCACCGCCTGCGATCTGCTCCGCGCCGCATTTCCGGGCGGCTCCATCACCGGCGCGCCAAAAATTCGCGCCATGGAAATCATCGACGAGCTGGAACCGTACCGCCGCAACGCCTGGTGCGGCAGCATCGGCTATATCAGCCTGTGCGGCACCATGGATACCAGCATTACCATTCGCACGCTGACGGCCTGCGGCGGCAATCTGTACTGCTCTGCGGGCGGCGGCATTGTGGCGGACAGCCAGGTCG